From one Gloeocapsa sp. PCC 73106 genomic stretch:
- a CDS encoding PIN domain-containing protein — MTFALDTNVLIRYIIQDDPEQAQKASEAIEQLTAQKQGFISCIVLCELNWVLKTAYKISKNDRVATLQRIFSVPAFDIEQLDCCVKALRRYEKGQADFSDYLIQQIAEQHGYKNLLTFDQKAFRETGFQSASQ; from the coding sequence ATGACGTTTGCCCTTGATACCAACGTTCTGATTCGGTATATTATTCAGGATGATCCAGAACAGGCACAAAAAGCATCAGAAGCAATTGAACAACTAACAGCACAAAAGCAGGGATTCATCTCTTGTATTGTCTTATGTGAACTAAATTGGGTGCTAAAAACTGCTTACAAAATTTCCAAGAATGACAGAGTAGCAACACTACAAAGGATTTTTTCTGTACCCGCCTTTGACATTGAGCAGCTCGATTGTTGTGTCAAGGCTTTAAGACGCTATGAGAAAGGACAAGCCGATTTTTCTGATTATCTGATCCAGCAGATTGCCGAACAACACGGATATAAAAACCTCCTGACTTTTGATCAAAAAGCTTTTCGAGAAACCGGTTTTCAAAGTGCTTCACAGTAG
- a CDS encoding AbrB/MazE/SpoVT family DNA-binding domain-containing protein: MEATVTTKGQITLPKALREAMHLKTGDKVLFEPLEDGTYVIKPRATDIKSLKGCVGYQGKPKTLEEIDAAIEEEAGFEL, encoded by the coding sequence ATGGAAGCAACAGTAACAACCAAAGGACAAATTACTTTACCCAAAGCCTTACGGGAGGCTATGCACCTCAAGACAGGAGATAAAGTCCTTTTTGAACCCCTGGAGGATGGAACCTATGTTATCAAGCCACGGGCAACTGATATAAAATCTCTAAAAGGCTGTGTCGGTTATCAAGGAAAACCGAAAACCCTTGAAGAAATAGATGCTGCTATTGAAGAAGAAGCAGGATTCGAGCTATGA